A part of Cryptococcus decagattii chromosome 2, complete sequence genomic DNA contains:
- a CDS encoding mitogen-activated protein kinase HOG1 encodes MADFVKLSIFGTVFEVTTRYVDLQPVGMGAFGLVCSAKDQLSGTSVAIKKIMKPFSTPVLSKRTYRELKLLKHLRHENIISLSDIFISPLEDIYFVTELLGTDLHRLLTSRPLEKQFIQYFLYQILRGLKYVHSAGVVHRDLKPSNILVNENCDLKICDFGLARIQDPQMTGYVSTRYYRAPEIMLTWQKYDVAVDIWSTGCIFAEMLEGKPLFPGKDHVNQFSIITELLGTPPDDVIQTIASENTLRFVQSLPKREKVPFSTKFPNADPVSLDLLEKMLVFDPRTRISAAEGLAHEYLAPYHDPTDEPVAAEVFDWSFNDADLPVDTWKVMMYSEILDFHNLGDISQNEAEGPVTGEVSAAPAS; translated from the exons ATGGCCGACTTTGTCAAGCTCTCCATCTTTGGAACC GTTTTTGAGGTTACCACGCGTTATGTCGACCTCCAACCTGTTGGTATGGGCGCTTTCGGTCTCGTCTG TTCCGCCAAAGATCAGCTCTCTGGAACTTCTGTGGCTATCAAGAAGATTATGAAGCCCTTTTCAACCCCCGTTCTTTCCAAGAGGACTTATCGAGAACTCAAGCTTCTCAAGCATTTGAGACATGAGAACATTATCTCTCTTAGTGATATTTTCATTTCACCTCTCGAAGATAT CTACTTTGTCACCGAGCTTCTCGGTACCGACCTTCATCGACTCCTTACCTCTCGCCCTCTTGAGAAACAATTCATCCAATACTTTCTTTACCAAATTCTCCGTGGTCTCAAATATGTCCATTCTGCCGGTGTGGTCCACCGAGACCTAAAGCCATCAAACATTCTCGTCAACGAGAACTGTGACTTGAAAATTTGTGACTTTGGCCTTGCGAGGATCCAAGACCCACAGATGACTGGTTATGTTTCCACAAGGTATTACCGAGCACCTGAGATCATGTTGACATGGCAAAAGTATGACGTCGCGG TTGACATTTGGAGTACCGGTTGTATCTTTGCGGAGATGCTGGAGGGCAAACCATTATTCCCGGGAAAGGATCACGTGAACCAATTCTCAATCATCACCGAATTGCTGGGTACCCCGCCGGACGATGTCATCCAAACTATTGCCTCTGAAAACACGCTTCGCTTTGTCCAGAGTCTGCCCAAGCGCGAAAAGGTCCCATTCTCCACCAAGTTCCCCAATGCCGACCCTGTTTCTCTTGATTTGTTAGAGAAGATGCTGGTGTTTGACCCTCGTACCCGTATATCCGCCGCGGAGGGTCTCGCCCACGAGTACCTCGCGCCATACCACGATCCTACTGATGAGCCTGTTGCTGCAGAGGTGTTTGATTGGAGTTTTAACGATGCTGATTTGCCGGTGGATACGTggaaggtgatgatgtATAGTGAAATCCTCG ACTTTCACAACCTCGGCGATATTTCCCAGAACGAAGCAGAGGGGCCCGTCACTGGCGAAGTCTCGGCTGCTCCTGCTAGCTAA